Proteins from one Ahaetulla prasina isolate Xishuangbanna chromosome 2, ASM2864084v1, whole genome shotgun sequence genomic window:
- the GPR84 gene encoding G-protein coupled receptor 84 — translation MENPADNFSCYDPSIVGYRYLSVSWGIVVTIVGTVGNVLTLLAYALDTKLQTRFNVLIVNLTLADILYCTFLQPFSVDSYLHLYWRAGADFCRVFGMLLFVSNSVSILTLCLIAVSRYLLIANTSLFDRIFTRLGVILISLGTWGVGFASFAPLWHVYVLVPKVCTCSFHRIRGRPYTTILMGFYFVVGLSCVGIFYFLIHRKVKKAAQALDQYKLKKASLKGAQGHVAGTNSTIPGQYHELDSGVDSAGASQHSCEGLPSEPTSKTSIPPSLDSSTAPPVAQPVVPSKKATPCKPKDSNSEFQRVTRMCFVVFIFFVLCYIPFLLINIFDAKNRAPTVLHMIAANLTWLNSCINPILYAAMNRQFREAYKGVMYNFAQKFHWCR, via the coding sequence ATGGAAAATCCTGCTGATAACTTCTCCTGCTATGACCCATCCATTGTTGGTTATCGCTACCTGTCAGTGTCTTGGGGCATTGTGGTCACAATAGTGGGCACAGTGGGCAATGTGTTAACTCTGTTGGCCTATGCTCTTGACACCAAACTGCAGACACGATTCAACGTTCTCATTGTCAACTTGACTTTGGCCGACATCCTGTACTGCACCTTTTTGCAGCCCTTTTCCGTGGACTCCTACCTGCATCTCTACTGGAGGGCGGGAGCTGATTTTTGCCGTGTGTTTGGGATGCTGCTGTTTGTCTCCAACTCGGTCTCCATCTTAACTCTCTGCCTCATAGCCGTGAGCCGCTACCTCCTCATTGCCAATACGTCTCTCTTTGACCGTATCTTCACCCGTCTGGGAGTGATACTGATTTCTCTGGGGACCTGGGGGGTTGGATTTGCCAGTTTTGCCCCCCTGTGGCATGTTTATGTCTTGGTCCCCAAAGTCTGTACCTGCAGCTTCCATCGCATCCGTGGGAGGCCCTACACCACCATCCTCATGGGCTTCTACTTCGTGGTGGGCCTGAGCTGTGTTGGCATCTTTTATTTCCTCATCCATCGCAAAGTCAAGAAAGCTGCCCAGGCCTTGGATCAATACAAACTGAAGAAGGCCAGCTTGAAGGGGGCTCAGGGTCATGTAGCTGGAACCAACTCAACTATACCAGGACAGTACCATGAGCTGGACAGTGGGGTGGACAGTGCAGGTGCTTCACAGCATTCCTGTGAGGGGCTGCCCTCTGAGCCAACATCCAAGACCAGCATTCCCCCGAGTTTGGACAGCAGCACAGCTCCTCCTGTGGCCCAGCCTGTTGTCCCGTCAAAGAAAGCAACCCCCTGCAAACCCAAGGATAGCAACTCCGAATTCCAGCGAGTGACCCGCATGTGCTTtgtggtttttattttctttgttctttgctATATCCCTTTTTTGCTCATCAACATCTTTGATGCCAAAAACCGGGCTCCAACTGTCCTGCACATGATTGCTGCCAATCTGACATGGCTGAACAGCTGTATTAACCCTATACTATATGCAGCCATGAACCGGCAGTTCCGTGAGGCCTACAAAGGAGTGATGTACAACTTTGCCCAGAAGTTCCACTGGTGCCGCTAA